One region of Streptomyces subrutilus genomic DNA includes:
- a CDS encoding glycerophosphodiester phosphodiesterase produces MRTLTAVGHRGDPYRVRENTLPSIRSAFARGADAVEIDVRLTRDGVPVLLHDETLKRLWGHDVRLDAVTAAQLEELTGGGVPTLREAVLAAGAGRLMLDLPGASYEAVRTVVGEIRACGARERTSYCAGPNTMLAVRAADPGAEIALTWTTLSPPRRVLLDAVAPRWLNYRFGLVSRELTDALHRDGLLVSAWTADTKRTMRALVRAGVDSITTNRVEALTAVRAAELGL; encoded by the coding sequence ATGCGCACCCTGACTGCCGTCGGCCACCGCGGCGATCCCTACCGAGTCCGTGAGAACACCCTGCCCTCGATCCGCTCCGCGTTCGCGCGCGGGGCGGACGCCGTCGAGATCGACGTACGGCTGACCCGCGACGGGGTGCCGGTCCTGCTCCACGACGAGACGCTGAAGCGGTTGTGGGGCCATGACGTGCGGCTCGACGCCGTCACGGCCGCCCAGCTCGAGGAGCTGACGGGAGGCGGCGTTCCGACGCTGCGCGAGGCGGTGCTGGCGGCGGGGGCGGGACGGCTGATGCTCGACCTGCCCGGTGCCTCGTACGAAGCGGTACGCACGGTCGTGGGCGAGATCCGCGCGTGCGGGGCGCGGGAGCGCACCTCCTACTGCGCCGGGCCGAACACCATGCTCGCGGTCCGTGCCGCCGATCCGGGCGCGGAGATCGCGCTGACCTGGACCACGCTGTCACCGCCGCGCCGGGTGCTGCTCGACGCGGTGGCCCCCCGCTGGCTCAACTACCGCTTCGGCCTGGTGAGCCGGGAGCTGACGGACGCGCTGCACCGGGACGGCCTGCTGGTGTCGGCCTGGACCGCGGACACCAAGCGGACGATGCGGGCGCTGGTCAGGGCCGGGGTCGACTCCATCACGACGAACCGGGTGGAGGCGCTGACCGCCGTACGGGCCGCCGAGCTCGGCCTGTGA
- a CDS encoding ABC transporter substrate-binding protein, which translates to MPQLAFSRRAVLRGLGATALPAALAGCGVPAAHVPEDRRGGLDRSERDRTLSFSNWPLYIDTDEEDEERRPTLDAFSERTGIEVRYSEEINDNDEFFGKVSPALMNHQETGHDLVVVSDWMAARFVHLGWAQKMDRSTQSNVDRHLDPQLRSPAFDEGRLHTVPWQSGITGIAYNRRALGREIKSVNDLWQPDLAGRVTLFSGLDESFALLMQGDGVDVTRWTESDFHRMCDRVESMVRKKHIRRFTGNDYTSDLSKGDVLACQAYSGDAIQLQADNPDIEFVVPYEGAELWAESLLVPNLARHKANAEALIDHYYDPEVAAELAASVNYVCPVPAAREVLAGSDDQDTAALAEHPLIFPDDEMRERLVVARDISSAERRSLARRWNAIVGL; encoded by the coding sequence ATGCCTCAACTCGCCTTCTCCCGCCGCGCCGTCCTGCGCGGCCTCGGTGCCACGGCCCTGCCGGCCGCCCTCGCCGGCTGCGGAGTACCCGCGGCCCACGTCCCCGAGGACCGGCGTGGAGGACTCGACCGGTCCGAGCGCGACCGGACCCTCTCCTTCTCCAACTGGCCGCTGTACATCGACACCGACGAGGAGGACGAGGAGCGCCGCCCGACCCTGGACGCCTTCTCGGAGCGGACCGGCATCGAGGTCCGGTACTCCGAGGAGATCAACGACAACGACGAGTTCTTCGGCAAGGTCAGCCCCGCCCTGATGAACCACCAGGAGACGGGCCACGACCTGGTCGTGGTCAGCGACTGGATGGCCGCCCGCTTCGTCCACCTGGGCTGGGCCCAGAAGATGGACCGCTCGACGCAGTCCAACGTGGACCGGCACCTGGACCCCCAGCTGCGTTCCCCCGCCTTCGACGAGGGCCGGCTGCACACCGTCCCCTGGCAGTCGGGGATCACCGGCATCGCCTACAACCGCAGGGCCCTGGGCCGGGAGATCAAGTCCGTCAACGACCTCTGGCAGCCGGACCTCGCGGGCCGGGTCACCCTCTTCTCCGGCCTCGACGAGTCCTTCGCGCTCCTGATGCAGGGCGACGGCGTGGACGTCACCCGCTGGACGGAGTCCGACTTCCACCGGATGTGCGACCGGGTCGAGAGCATGGTGAGGAAGAAGCACATCCGCCGCTTCACCGGCAACGACTACACCTCCGACCTGAGCAAGGGCGACGTCCTGGCGTGCCAGGCCTACTCCGGCGACGCCATCCAGCTCCAGGCGGACAACCCCGACATCGAGTTCGTGGTTCCGTACGAGGGGGCCGAACTCTGGGCGGAGAGCCTCCTCGTGCCCAACCTCGCCCGGCACAAGGCCAATGCGGAGGCCCTGATCGACCACTACTACGACCCGGAGGTGGCCGCGGAACTCGCCGCCTCCGTCAACTACGTCTGCCCCGTCCCGGCCGCCCGCGAGGTCCTCGCCGGCTCGGACGACCAGGACACCGCCGCGCTGGCCGAGCACCCGCTGATCTTCCCCGACGACGAGATGCGCGAGCGCCTGGTCGTCGCCCGGGACATCTCCTCGGCCGAACGGCGCTCCCTCGCCCGCAGGTGGAACGCGATCGTCGGGCTCTGA